Proteins from a single region of Nakamurella deserti:
- a CDS encoding cysteine desulfurase: MTVAYRDPAADGVAVQPPSSGVGDTVADLALDIAAIRADFPILERTVRDGKPLIYLDSGATSQRPVGVIDAEQEYVTTSNAAVHRGAHQLSEEATDAFESARSRIAAFVGVTNPDELIFTKNATESINLVAYAFGNASFVPDTSSGRRFALGVGDEILVTEMEHHANLVPWQELCRRTGATLRWIPVGADFRLDLTDLDTLINDRTRVVAFTHQSNVLGTVNPVRRLVDAAHAVGALVVLDACQSVPHMPVDFYSLGVDFAAFSGHKMLGPSGIGCLYGRFELLSAMPPFITGGSMIEQVFIDHATYALPPARFEAGVPMTSQAVGLGAAADYLSHLGMDAVADWEHRLTALALQELSAVDGVRIIGPADTTDRGGAVSFVVDGVHAHDVGQILDDSGIAVRVGHHCAWPLHRTFGVQATVRASFAVYNTPDEVHALVAAVREAQRFFGTGS; the protein is encoded by the coding sequence ATGACCGTCGCCTACCGTGACCCGGCGGCCGATGGGGTCGCCGTCCAGCCTCCGTCGTCGGGCGTCGGCGACACGGTGGCGGACCTCGCGCTCGACATCGCGGCCATCCGCGCCGACTTCCCGATCCTGGAGCGCACCGTCCGGGACGGGAAGCCGCTGATCTACCTCGATTCCGGCGCCACCAGCCAGCGCCCGGTCGGCGTCATCGACGCCGAGCAGGAGTACGTCACCACCTCGAACGCGGCGGTGCACCGTGGCGCGCACCAGCTCTCGGAGGAGGCCACTGACGCGTTCGAGTCGGCACGCAGCCGGATCGCGGCCTTCGTGGGCGTGACCAACCCGGACGAGCTGATCTTCACCAAGAACGCCACCGAGAGCATCAACCTGGTGGCCTACGCCTTCGGAAACGCCTCGTTCGTCCCGGACACGTCGTCCGGGCGGAGGTTCGCGCTGGGGGTCGGTGACGAGATCCTGGTGACCGAGATGGAGCACCACGCGAACCTCGTGCCGTGGCAGGAACTGTGCCGCCGTACCGGGGCGACGTTGCGGTGGATCCCGGTCGGCGCCGACTTCCGGCTCGACCTCACCGATCTGGACACCCTGATCAACGACCGGACCCGGGTGGTGGCGTTCACGCACCAGTCCAACGTGCTCGGCACGGTCAACCCGGTGCGCCGGCTCGTCGACGCCGCGCACGCGGTGGGTGCGCTCGTGGTCCTGGACGCCTGCCAGTCGGTGCCGCACATGCCGGTGGACTTCTACTCTCTCGGTGTCGACTTCGCGGCGTTCTCCGGCCACAAGATGCTCGGCCCGTCCGGGATCGGTTGCCTGTACGGCCGTTTCGAGCTGCTGTCGGCGATGCCGCCGTTCATCACCGGCGGCTCGATGATCGAGCAGGTCTTCATCGACCACGCCACCTACGCCCTGCCGCCGGCCCGCTTCGAGGCCGGCGTCCCGATGACCAGCCAGGCCGTGGGCCTGGGGGCCGCGGCGGACTACCTGTCCCACCTCGGGATGGACGCCGTCGCCGACTGGGAGCACCGGCTCACCGCGTTGGCGCTGCAGGAACTCTCGGCCGTCGACGGGGTCCGCATCATCGGTCCGGCCGACACCACCGACCGCGGCGGCGCCGTGTCGTTCGTGGTGGACGGCGTGCACGCGCACGACGTCGGGCAGATCCTGGACGACAGCGGCATCGCCGTCCGGGTCGGGCACCACTGTGCGTGGCCGCTGCACCGGACCTTCGGTGTGCAGGCCACCGTGCGCGCGTCGTTCGCGGTCTACAACACGCCCGACGAGGTGCACGCGCTGGTGGCCGCCGTCCGCGAGGCGCAGCGTTTCTTCGGGACCGGGAGCTGA
- the sufU gene encoding Fe-S cluster assembly sulfur transfer protein SufU gives MQMQQLYQEIILDHHKHPHHAGLRDPFGAEVHHVNPTCGDEVTLRVRLEGDGREAKVLDVSYDALGCSISQASTSVMTDLVIDRTLGEALDVLGEFTTMMTSRGTLEGDEDVIGDGIAFAGVSKYPARVKCALLGWMAFKDAAAQAAADDTAAAQAAADDTAAAQAAADDTAAAQAADQGAAVPAAVAEES, from the coding sequence GTGCAGATGCAGCAGCTCTACCAGGAGATCATCCTGGACCACCACAAGCACCCGCATCACGCGGGTCTGCGGGATCCGTTCGGCGCTGAGGTGCACCACGTCAACCCGACCTGCGGTGACGAGGTGACCCTTCGGGTGCGGCTGGAGGGCGACGGTCGCGAGGCGAAGGTGCTCGACGTGTCCTACGACGCGCTGGGCTGCTCGATCTCGCAGGCGTCGACGTCGGTGATGACCGACCTGGTCATCGACCGGACGCTCGGCGAGGCGTTGGACGTGCTCGGCGAGTTCACCACGATGATGACGTCGCGCGGCACCCTGGAGGGTGACGAGGACGTGATCGGCGACGGCATCGCCTTCGCCGGTGTGTCGAAGTACCCGGCGCGTGTGAAGTGCGCGCTGCTGGGCTGGATGGCTTTCAAGGACGCTGCCGCGCAGGCGGCAGCAGACGACACCGCTGCCGCGCAGGCGGCAGCAGACGACACCGCTGCCGCGCAGGCGGCAGCAGACGACACCGCTGCCGCGCAGGCGGCAGACCAGGGTGCTGCCGTTCCGGCAGCCGTTGCGGAGGAATCATGA
- a CDS encoding iron-sulfur cluster assembly protein translates to MTESVVENGTDRSGRGAADLDAVTTDADALVAGPARGMTDEQVDEVEEALRDVVDPELGVNIVDLGLVYDLALADEKLTIDMTLTSAACPLTDMIEDQISAALTGPDSTTSLVKDFTINWVWLPPWGPERITDDGRDQLRALGFNI, encoded by the coding sequence ATGACCGAATCTGTCGTCGAGAACGGCACAGACCGGAGCGGTCGCGGCGCGGCCGATCTGGACGCCGTGACCACCGACGCCGACGCGCTGGTCGCCGGACCGGCCCGCGGGATGACCGACGAGCAGGTCGACGAGGTCGAGGAGGCGCTGCGCGACGTCGTCGACCCCGAGCTGGGCGTGAACATCGTCGATCTCGGGCTGGTCTACGACCTGGCCCTGGCCGACGAGAAGCTGACCATCGACATGACGCTGACCAGCGCGGCCTGCCCGCTGACCGACATGATCGAGGACCAGATCAGCGCCGCGCTGACCGGCCCGGACTCGACCACCAGCCTGGTCAAGGATTTCACCATCAACTGGGTGTGGCTGCCGCCGTGGGGCCCGGAGCGGATCACCGACGACGGCCGCGACCAGCTGCGGGCGCTCGGCTTCAACATCTGA
- a CDS encoding SRPBCC family protein, whose product MSHTDDRSHHESVTVQMPADTLYDLVSDVTRTGEWSPVCTACWWDDGAEAGTVGAWFTGRNQVPDRTWETRSLVVAAERGREFAWVVGGDLVRWSFTLTPAGTGTTLTETWDFLPAGIARFHDRYGDEADAQILDRTEQAFAGIPTTLAAIKRIAEAAPAAPDERPAGRLDDERPG is encoded by the coding sequence TTGAGTCACACCGACGACCGCAGCCATCACGAATCGGTCACCGTCCAGATGCCGGCCGACACGTTGTACGACCTGGTGTCCGACGTCACCCGCACCGGCGAGTGGAGTCCGGTCTGCACGGCCTGCTGGTGGGACGACGGTGCCGAGGCCGGGACGGTGGGCGCCTGGTTCACCGGGCGCAACCAGGTGCCCGACCGGACCTGGGAGACCCGTTCGCTGGTCGTGGCGGCCGAGCGTGGCCGCGAGTTCGCTTGGGTGGTGGGCGGCGATCTCGTCCGGTGGAGCTTCACGCTCACCCCCGCCGGGACGGGCACCACCCTCACCGAGACCTGGGACTTCCTGCCGGCCGGGATCGCCCGTTTCCACGACCGGTACGGCGACGAGGCCGACGCGCAGATCCTCGACCGCACGGAGCAGGCCTTCGCGGGGATTCCCACGACGCTCGCCGCGATCAAGCGGATCGCGGAGGCGGCCCCCGCCGCGCCCGACGAACGACCGGCGGGCCGCCTCGACGACGAACGCCCGGGCTGA
- a CDS encoding LLM class flavin-dependent oxidoreductase, which yields MTSSFAARPRLSILDLAPITPGQTAASSFENSVALARAAERHGYERVWYAEHHNMATIASSATSVLIGYVAGRTSTIRLGSGGIMLPNHAPLAIAEQFGTLATMYPGRIDLGLGRAPGSDQVTMRAMRRDPSSADRFPDDVLELQGYLSGESRVPGVQATPGAGTDVPLYILGSSMFGARLAAAFGLPYAFASHFSPGLLHQAVALYRREFTPSAQLASPYVIAGVNVIAAASTDAAQLQFERTRRNLVRGFIARSAGDAQYPDDQIDAFLTTPEGAQIASMLRYTAVGTPDQVRDYLTSFADEAQADELIIAHQSMQIDDRLESVALTAGAVLGVSV from the coding sequence ATGACTTCGTCCTTCGCCGCTCGCCCCCGCCTGTCGATCCTGGACCTGGCGCCCATCACTCCCGGTCAGACCGCCGCTTCCAGCTTCGAGAATTCGGTGGCGTTGGCCCGCGCGGCCGAGCGGCACGGCTACGAGCGGGTCTGGTACGCCGAGCACCACAACATGGCCACCATCGCCTCCAGCGCGACCAGCGTGCTGATCGGCTACGTGGCCGGCCGGACCTCGACCATCCGGCTCGGCTCCGGCGGGATCATGCTGCCCAACCACGCCCCGCTGGCCATCGCCGAGCAGTTCGGCACGCTCGCCACCATGTACCCCGGCCGGATCGACCTCGGCCTCGGCCGCGCCCCCGGCAGCGACCAGGTCACCATGCGCGCGATGCGCCGCGACCCGTCGTCGGCCGACCGCTTCCCCGACGACGTCCTGGAGCTGCAGGGCTACCTGAGCGGGGAGTCCCGCGTACCCGGCGTCCAGGCCACCCCCGGCGCCGGCACGGACGTGCCGCTGTACATCCTCGGCTCCTCGATGTTCGGTGCCCGGCTCGCCGCCGCGTTCGGCCTGCCCTACGCCTTCGCCTCGCACTTCTCGCCGGGCCTGCTGCACCAGGCCGTGGCGCTGTACCGGCGGGAGTTCACCCCGTCGGCACAGCTCGCGTCGCCGTACGTCATCGCCGGCGTCAACGTGATCGCCGCCGCGTCGACCGACGCCGCGCAGCTCCAGTTCGAACGCACCCGGCGCAACCTGGTGCGGGGCTTCATCGCCCGGTCGGCGGGCGACGCCCAGTACCCGGACGACCAGATCGACGCCTTCCTGACCACGCCCGAGGGCGCGCAGATCGCCTCGATGCTCCGCTACACCGCCGTCGGAACCCCGGACCAGGTGCGCGACTACCTGACGTCGTTCGCCGACGAGGCTCAGGCGGACGAGCTGATCATCGCCCACCAGTCCATGCAGATCGACGACCGCCTGGAGTCGGTGGCGCTGACCGCCGGAGCAGTGCTCGGCGTCTCCGTCTGA
- a CDS encoding alkaline phosphatase family protein, with translation MNPSTPLPPTGDDHGPADPQRRRFLRVAATGGAAVLLSTSVVGAAAAQAGAGVRVYVVVVDGTRPDEIGPVLTPTLHRLRTAGTWYTNARSLPVMETIPNHVMMMTGVRPDRSGVPANAVFDRVENVVRDLDRASDLKFPTLLDRVAATGRTTGSVLSKKYLFGIFGTRATTRWEPFPLLPITGHAPDVATTDALIAMVDSVDPDLVFVNLGDTDRVGHSDLTGTTLRAARTAALIDTDAQVGRFVDHLKTTGRWERSVLMVLADHSMDWSLPNRFVSVDRILQTRPDLLADLRIAQNGGADLLYWVGSSTRRTAALAEVRRLVGAHPGVLSLHTPSDLRLDNRAGDLVAYCRLGWRFTDPTPLSNPIPGNHGHPATEPIPFLVSGGHPAVRRGRVVDQRVRTMDIAPTVGTIFGLRAPTGGYDGYALTGPFTTIPR, from the coding sequence ATGAACCCCTCCACACCGCTGCCGCCGACCGGCGACGACCACGGGCCGGCGGACCCACAGCGGCGGCGGTTCCTCCGGGTCGCCGCGACCGGTGGCGCGGCGGTCCTGCTGTCCACGTCGGTTGTGGGCGCTGCGGCCGCGCAGGCCGGCGCCGGGGTGCGGGTCTACGTCGTGGTCGTCGACGGCACCCGACCCGATGAGATCGGGCCGGTCCTCACGCCCACCCTGCACCGGTTGCGCACCGCGGGCACCTGGTACACCAACGCCCGCTCGCTGCCGGTGATGGAGACCATCCCCAACCACGTGATGATGATGACCGGGGTCCGGCCCGACCGGTCCGGAGTGCCCGCCAATGCCGTGTTCGACCGGGTGGAGAACGTCGTCCGGGATCTGGACCGCGCGTCGGACCTGAAGTTCCCCACCCTCTTGGACCGGGTCGCCGCCACCGGACGCACCACGGGGTCGGTGTTGTCGAAGAAGTACCTGTTCGGGATCTTCGGGACCCGCGCGACGACCCGGTGGGAGCCGTTCCCGCTGCTGCCGATCACCGGGCACGCCCCCGACGTCGCCACCACCGACGCCCTCATCGCCATGGTCGACTCCGTCGACCCGGACCTGGTGTTCGTCAACCTGGGCGACACCGACCGGGTCGGGCACAGCGATCTGACCGGGACGACGTTACGGGCCGCCCGAACCGCGGCTCTCATCGACACCGACGCGCAGGTGGGCCGTTTCGTCGACCACCTGAAGACCACGGGCCGTTGGGAACGATCGGTGCTGATGGTGCTGGCCGATCACTCCATGGACTGGTCGCTCCCGAACCGCTTCGTCTCCGTCGACCGGATCCTGCAGACCCGCCCCGATCTGCTGGCCGATCTCCGGATCGCCCAGAACGGGGGCGCTGACCTGCTGTACTGGGTCGGCTCGTCCACGCGTCGGACCGCCGCGCTGGCCGAGGTCCGACGGCTCGTCGGCGCGCACCCTGGTGTGCTGTCCCTGCACACCCCGTCGGACCTGCGTCTCGACAACCGGGCCGGTGATCTCGTCGCGTACTGCCGACTGGGCTGGCGGTTCACCGACCCCACCCCGCTGTCCAATCCGATCCCGGGCAATCACGGCCACCCCGCAACGGAGCCGATCCCGTTCCTCGTGTCGGGCGGACATCCGGCCGTCCGACGGGGCCGGGTCGTCGACCAGCGCGTGCGCACCATGGACATCGCTCCGACCGTGGGCACGATCTTCGGGTTGCGGGCGCCCACCGGCGGCTACGACGGGTATGCCCTCACCGGGCCGTTCACCACGATCCCCCGCTGA